The following are encoded in a window of Trichocoleus sp. genomic DNA:
- a CDS encoding chemotaxis protein CheW, with product MSDDAAAIVADIALDKAELPLSDHLGEQQIDSLELNQSEQNKPIEEQFLQLYLTANLPMLLSVHQLVEILTVPIGQIVPLFQMPPWIMGVYNWRGEVLWMVDLNHCLGLSPWYKETEYQSKHTVVVVRSLADKSTDEKDRRLGLVVHQIKDMVFCPSDRIQNSNIQSILEAANIPSTVQPFLHQYWQSADSTSFILDAETILETMPN from the coding sequence ATGTCTGATGATGCAGCAGCGATCGTTGCCGACATTGCTTTGGATAAAGCCGAGCTTCCCTTAAGCGATCACTTGGGCGAACAACAGATCGATTCGTTGGAGTTAAACCAGAGCGAACAGAATAAACCGATCGAGGAGCAGTTTTTACAGCTTTATCTCACTGCTAACCTACCGATGCTGTTGTCAGTGCATCAACTGGTCGAAATTTTAACGGTTCCGATCGGTCAAATTGTGCCTCTGTTTCAAATGCCACCTTGGATTATGGGGGTTTATAACTGGCGAGGAGAAGTTTTATGGATGGTTGATCTCAACCACTGTTTAGGGCTGTCTCCCTGGTATAAAGAAACGGAATATCAGTCAAAGCATACCGTTGTTGTCGTTCGATCGCTGGCAGATAAATCAACAGATGAAAAAGATAGACGATTAGGGCTGGTGGTGCATCAAATTAAGGATATGGTGTTTTGTCCATCTGACAGAATTCAAAACAGCAATATTCAGTCCATCCTGGAAGCAGCAAATATTCCCTCAACCGTTCAGCCCTTTTTACATCAGTACTGGCAAAGCGCTGATAGTACATCTTTCATTCTGGATGCAGAAACCATCCTTGAAACTATGCCAAATTAA
- a CDS encoding methyl-accepting chemotaxis protein → MTQIPFRSNVPETTQNLSDSTEQPSDQFDKPIAPASQLPLIQNSWQAFRSSRSLRRQLLQTILPLVLAPLLVESTISYLITQNRSQNQVNKELQEQTLLVNQAVRQTVATQFNIASLLANNPLVLDMVRSGAKKTEANDLMLPRRTVNDIEDEFEKTKLLEPNETLNNYLERTAKAGNFGEVVVTEKHGLNVGYNKITSDFLQSDEEWWQQGKAQTQWLSNPTYDESTGYSLFGINLSQKIQDPDSNEFLGVIKIFVPAQKFGNLATSLELTGIRGSQEVQLLDVSLGSVLTSYSQEGEKFPNGPLERLNVIGGSLVAQIADRLLQVRQADQPVSPQALQQELRAKYPVQDLVVSQIDSTPEGESAVLVISFVAGGKQYAMSALPILDWVSIASMDTAEVQAESRGVLGTFILLALTLGGIAAIITVALSRQLSSPLNDLSAKARQVSAGNLDVTAEPRGSLETQTLAQTFNDLVFRVKGFLKEQNLNTRRASLAAEITGANVITAEGLFPVFDRVVEEARDILSADRVVIYQFQPGWSGTIAAESVGMNLPSALLEQISDPCIPQETRQKYAEEGILQVNNVHAAEFHPEHSELLHNLQVRSIVSVPMVSQGKLYGLVIAHHCRSTHQWQASEVDFLKQLGLQIGLVIERVQLLEQTQALAEEQRQIKEGLQRNALQLLIDVDPVSQGNLTVRAKVTEDEIGTVADSYNATIASLRKIVLQVQDAAQQVAQTTDTNEASVRSLSASAAQQAQEILTALERAQEMADSVRVVATNAEKAEVAVQQAAQTVQAGDAAMNRTVDGILAIRETVAETAKKVKRLGESSQKISNVVNLISGFAAQTNMLALNASIEASRAGEDGKGFAVVAEEVRGLARQSAEATTEIEKLVVSIQAETNEVVRAMEAGTEQVVVGTKLVDETRQSLNQITAVSHQISELVESIAQATIVQSQASETVTDVMTSVASIATQNSTAANQVSDSFEQLRSVAKALQEEIGRFKVG, encoded by the coding sequence ATGACACAAATTCCTTTCCGCTCCAATGTCCCCGAAACGACTCAAAATCTGAGTGATTCAACAGAGCAGCCCAGTGATCAGTTTGATAAGCCGATCGCGCCTGCATCCCAACTGCCGTTGATTCAAAATTCCTGGCAAGCCTTCCGGTCTAGCCGAAGCCTGCGAAGGCAGCTACTACAAACCATCCTACCCCTCGTGCTTGCTCCGCTACTGGTAGAAAGTACAATCAGCTATCTCATTACTCAGAATCGCTCTCAAAATCAGGTCAACAAGGAACTACAAGAACAAACACTCTTGGTCAATCAGGCGGTGCGTCAAACCGTAGCAACTCAGTTTAATATTGCTAGCTTGTTGGCGAATAATCCACTTGTGCTGGATATGGTTCGCAGCGGTGCTAAGAAAACAGAAGCGAATGATTTGATGTTGCCTCGTCGAACGGTAAATGATATTGAAGATGAATTTGAGAAAACAAAGCTACTAGAACCGAATGAAACACTCAATAACTACTTAGAAAGAACTGCGAAAGCAGGAAATTTTGGTGAAGTTGTTGTTACTGAAAAGCATGGCTTAAACGTAGGTTATAACAAAATCACCTCAGACTTTTTGCAATCCGACGAGGAGTGGTGGCAGCAGGGCAAAGCCCAAACGCAGTGGCTGAGTAACCCAACCTATGATGAGTCCACCGGCTATTCCTTGTTTGGCATCAACCTGAGCCAAAAAATTCAAGACCCGGACAGCAACGAATTTTTGGGCGTAATTAAAATATTTGTGCCTGCCCAGAAATTTGGCAACCTGGCAACTTCTCTAGAGCTTACTGGAATTCGCGGTTCGCAGGAAGTACAGCTTTTGGATGTGAGTTTAGGCTCTGTTCTGACATCCTATAGCCAGGAAGGAGAAAAATTTCCCAACGGACCGCTAGAACGGCTGAACGTGATTGGTGGCAGTTTGGTTGCTCAGATTGCCGATCGCCTCTTACAGGTGCGACAAGCTGATCAGCCCGTCAGTCCTCAAGCGCTGCAACAAGAACTCCGAGCAAAGTATCCCGTTCAAGATCTAGTGGTGTCCCAGATTGACTCCACTCCCGAAGGAGAGTCTGCTGTTCTGGTTATTTCGTTTGTCGCTGGAGGGAAGCAATATGCGATGTCGGCTCTACCCATTCTAGACTGGGTGTCGATCGCTTCCATGGATACTGCTGAAGTTCAAGCAGAAAGCCGGGGAGTTCTAGGCACTTTCATCCTATTAGCCCTGACGCTAGGCGGTATTGCTGCCATTATTACCGTTGCTTTGTCGCGTCAGCTATCCTCTCCACTCAATGACCTCTCTGCAAAAGCTCGTCAGGTTTCTGCCGGAAATTTGGATGTGACAGCAGAGCCGCGTGGCTCCCTGGAAACCCAAACGCTCGCCCAAACGTTTAACGATCTGGTCTTTCGCGTGAAAGGCTTTTTGAAAGAGCAAAACCTCAACACTCGACGTGCCAGCCTCGCCGCCGAAATTACTGGAGCCAACGTGATCACGGCTGAAGGGTTGTTCCCCGTCTTTGACCGAGTGGTTGAAGAAGCTCGCGACATTCTGAGTGCCGATCGCGTTGTAATTTATCAGTTTCAGCCAGGCTGGAGTGGAACGATCGCGGCAGAATCAGTCGGTATGAATCTACCGAGTGCGCTTCTAGAGCAAATTAGTGATCCTTGCATCCCTCAAGAAACTCGCCAGAAGTATGCAGAAGAAGGCATCTTACAAGTGAACAATGTTCATGCTGCTGAGTTTCATCCAGAGCATTCAGAACTGCTGCACAACCTCCAAGTGCGATCGATCGTGAGTGTTCCCATGGTTAGTCAGGGCAAACTATATGGCTTGGTGATTGCTCATCATTGCCGATCAACTCATCAATGGCAGGCTTCCGAGGTCGATTTCCTGAAACAGTTGGGTCTACAAATTGGCTTGGTCATTGAACGAGTGCAGCTTCTAGAACAAACGCAGGCTCTCGCAGAAGAACAGCGTCAAATTAAAGAGGGGCTTCAACGAAACGCGCTGCAATTGCTGATTGATGTTGATCCGGTGAGCCAGGGAAACCTGACGGTACGCGCCAAGGTCACTGAGGACGAAATCGGTACAGTCGCAGACTCCTACAACGCGACGATCGCCAGCTTGCGGAAAATTGTGCTTCAGGTACAGGATGCGGCTCAGCAGGTCGCACAAACCACCGATACGAATGAAGCCTCAGTCCGTTCGCTGTCAGCGTCAGCAGCTCAACAAGCACAAGAAATTTTGACAGCCCTGGAACGGGCGCAGGAAATGGCGGATTCAGTCAGAGTTGTGGCAACCAACGCCGAGAAAGCTGAGGTGGCAGTACAACAGGCAGCCCAAACCGTACAGGCAGGAGATGCGGCAATGAACCGCACCGTTGACGGTATTCTGGCAATCCGAGAAACCGTTGCTGAAACCGCTAAGAAAGTGAAGCGATTGGGCGAATCTTCTCAAAAGATTTCTAACGTCGTGAACCTGATTAGTGGATTTGCCGCCCAAACCAACATGCTGGCATTGAATGCTTCGATCGAGGCATCTCGCGCCGGAGAAGATGGCAAAGGGTTTGCAGTCGTCGCGGAGGAAGTCCGGGGATTAGCGCGTCAGTCGGCTGAAGCAACCACTGAGATCGAAAAGCTGGTCGTCAGCATTCAGGCAGAAACCAATGAGGTGGTTAGAGCCATGGAAGCCGGAACTGAACAAGTCGTCGTTGGCACAAAGCTCGTTGATGAAACGCGCCAAAGCCTGAACCAAATCACTGCCGTTAGCCATCAAATCAGCGAACTGGTTGAATCGATCGCCCAGGCAACGATCGTGCAGTCTCAAGCCTCTGAAACCGTCACAGATGTAATGACCAGTGTTGCCTCGATCGCTACTCAAAACTCCACTGCGGCAAACCAGGTTTCTGACTCCTTCGAGCAACTCCGTTCTGTTGCAAAGGCATTACAGGAGGAGATCGGACGATTCAAGGTGGGATAG
- a CDS encoding hybrid sensor histidine kinase/response regulator codes for MTINPEIRDQAYQFFLEEAPELLQAIEAGLLTLRQGRDLGKIHSIMRSAHSLKGGAASVGLDVIKSIAHRIETIFKALYSEQLEVNADLENQLLQAFDCLRVPLTEQLTQGYFDAEQALATAEPILSQLEAHCQEAIVETENFIPSSTDLGLNMATSIVEIDVQQGLAHLETVLAHPQSYGVAGEVRAQAEVFFGFSELLNLPGFASIAQTTIEALDKHPHRALEIAALALADFRAGRDAILAGDSMGGCPSEALAAFTTEIIGNEANETSNGEIDLWAAIEVITPEEMEVLLEEIEEIESFNNFDEITEICSGNGLDDFSGDDLEDEIEIELATEKIAAEFIYPQLDDIFGNLEITPLSAPETEAPPEPITLSASEPLDRLPAVNPAQSTPFTKSSPATKKQPLTSGLTVRVDAERLTYMNNLLGELTINRNGLALQTDQSRLAIRELLSRFERVRSTVEQLRSASDQMLITPELQVASRGTGRSQSSFSAFERSEFDSLEMDSYSGLYSYAQTLLEEMVQLEEAIEDIALFNHQSQERLGQHRKMLSRMQDELMWARMFPLSEILNHFPRILRDLSNTYQKPVNLTLNGTELLVDKAVLEKLYDPLLHLLRNGFDHGIESAEIRQNRSKSETGQIEIRAYYKGRQMVIEVRDDGQGLDLDRIRQRIVELGWLTEAEVIQVREAELYEFIFEPGFSTATQVSELSGRGIGLDVVREQLRSIKGTVTVQSIPERGTNFILTLPFTLTITNLLICFVGSTPIALRSDGITEVLVPKPDQVRQIGSDRWLKWQQQQIPIYRLSEQLAYNCLIPETPPSRVLAAVPSPADWEAPMLIVKQGELPVALQVDRLVTEQELVIKPFGAVIAPPAYVYGCTVLGDGSLIPVVDGLAFLDHLLNQETTSPIEAGRPKTTEDNKTIDSTQFHWRANQGTAATLRATTVLVVDDAITSRRTLAASLERAGYRVLQARDGQEALEQLQQNRSLQLVICDIEMPNMNGFEFLTQRRQDPDLAHIPTVMLTSRSNDKHRWLAMQLGAVDYFTKPYLEQEFLSAIAPLCRPGSKDEKP; via the coding sequence ATGACCATTAATCCTGAAATTCGTGACCAGGCTTATCAGTTTTTTTTAGAAGAAGCTCCTGAGCTACTGCAAGCGATCGAGGCAGGGCTTTTGACACTGCGGCAGGGGCGAGATTTGGGGAAGATTCATAGCATTATGCGATCGGCTCACTCGCTGAAGGGGGGAGCAGCGAGTGTCGGGTTGGATGTCATTAAGTCGATCGCGCATCGCATCGAGACTATCTTTAAGGCGCTTTACAGTGAGCAACTTGAAGTTAACGCAGATCTCGAAAATCAACTGCTACAGGCATTTGACTGTTTGCGGGTTCCGTTAACGGAGCAATTGACACAGGGATATTTTGACGCTGAGCAGGCATTAGCGACGGCAGAACCAATTCTGTCTCAACTCGAAGCCCATTGCCAGGAGGCGATCGTTGAAACGGAAAACTTTATTCCGAGTTCGACTGATTTAGGGCTGAATATGGCAACTTCGATCGTTGAGATTGATGTTCAACAGGGGTTAGCGCATCTTGAAACGGTTTTGGCACATCCGCAAAGTTATGGGGTGGCTGGAGAAGTCCGCGCTCAAGCAGAAGTGTTCTTCGGGTTTTCAGAGCTGCTGAACCTACCAGGATTTGCCAGCATTGCTCAAACAACAATTGAGGCACTCGACAAACATCCCCATCGAGCATTAGAAATTGCAGCACTGGCACTTGCCGATTTCCGAGCCGGACGAGATGCCATCCTGGCAGGAGATAGTATGGGAGGCTGCCCTTCAGAAGCGTTAGCTGCTTTTACCACCGAGATTATCGGCAATGAAGCAAATGAAACCTCAAATGGTGAAATTGATCTTTGGGCTGCGATCGAGGTCATAACGCCCGAAGAGATGGAGGTTTTATTAGAAGAGATTGAAGAGATTGAATCTTTTAATAATTTTGATGAAATTACAGAAATTTGCTCTGGCAATGGTTTAGATGATTTCAGCGGAGATGATCTTGAAGATGAAATAGAGATCGAATTAGCAACAGAAAAAATTGCTGCCGAATTCATCTATCCTCAACTTGATGATATTTTTGGGAATTTAGAGATTACCCCCCTTTCTGCGCCTGAGACGGAGGCTCCACCTGAACCAATCACGCTCTCTGCTTCTGAACCCCTCGATCGTCTTCCTGCTGTCAATCCAGCCCAATCTACTCCCTTCACCAAATCGTCTCCAGCCACCAAAAAACAGCCGCTTACCTCTGGGCTTACCGTCCGAGTCGATGCTGAGCGGTTAACCTACATGAACAACCTGCTGGGTGAACTCACGATCAATCGCAATGGGTTAGCGCTGCAAACCGATCAGTCTCGCTTAGCCATTCGAGAACTCTTGAGCCGATTTGAGCGAGTTCGATCGACCGTTGAACAGTTGCGTTCGGCTTCTGATCAAATGCTGATTACGCCAGAGTTGCAGGTTGCTTCGCGCGGCACAGGCAGATCACAAAGCTCTTTTTCTGCCTTTGAACGATCGGAGTTTGATTCGCTGGAAATGGACAGCTACAGTGGGCTTTATTCCTATGCCCAAACGCTGCTTGAGGAAATGGTGCAGTTGGAAGAAGCGATCGAGGATATTGCGTTATTCAATCATCAATCCCAGGAGCGGTTAGGACAGCATCGCAAAATGCTCTCTCGGATGCAGGATGAACTGATGTGGGCGCGGATGTTTCCGTTAAGCGAAATTTTGAATCACTTTCCTCGGATTCTGCGCGACCTGTCCAACACTTACCAAAAGCCAGTCAATTTGACGCTTAATGGAACAGAGTTGCTTGTTGATAAAGCCGTCCTCGAAAAGCTTTATGATCCGCTGCTGCATCTGTTGCGAAATGGCTTTGACCACGGCATTGAATCCGCCGAAATCCGCCAAAACCGCTCCAAATCAGAAACCGGACAGATCGAAATTCGCGCTTACTATAAGGGTCGCCAGATGGTCATTGAGGTGCGCGACGATGGGCAGGGACTCGATCTCGATCGCATTCGGCAGCGAATTGTTGAACTGGGCTGGTTAACGGAAGCCGAAGTGATTCAAGTCCGAGAAGCTGAACTCTATGAATTTATTTTTGAACCGGGATTTTCCACAGCAACCCAGGTGAGTGAATTGTCGGGACGGGGAATTGGTCTGGATGTTGTGCGAGAACAACTGCGATCGATCAAAGGCACTGTCACTGTTCAATCCATTCCTGAGCGGGGAACAAACTTTATCCTCACCCTCCCCTTCACTTTAACGATCACGAATCTGCTGATCTGTTTTGTTGGCTCTACCCCGATCGCCCTCCGCAGTGATGGCATCACCGAAGTTCTGGTTCCGAAGCCTGATCAGGTGCGGCAAATTGGCTCAGACCGCTGGCTGAAGTGGCAGCAACAGCAGATCCCAATCTACCGTCTCTCCGAACAGTTAGCCTACAACTGCCTCATTCCAGAAACTCCCCCCAGTCGGGTTTTAGCTGCTGTTCCTTCGCCTGCGGATTGGGAGGCTCCGATGCTGATTGTCAAACAGGGAGAGTTACCCGTTGCTCTCCAGGTCGATCGCCTGGTCACAGAGCAAGAACTTGTGATTAAACCCTTTGGTGCTGTGATCGCTCCACCTGCTTATGTTTATGGCTGTACGGTGCTGGGAGACGGCAGCCTCATTCCTGTGGTTGATGGGCTTGCCTTCCTCGACCATCTCTTAAACCAGGAAACAACTTCGCCGATTGAGGCTGGTCGCCCAAAAACGACTGAAGACAATAAAACGATCGACTCGACACAATTCCACTGGCGCGCAAATCAGGGAACAGCCGCCACACTCCGAGCCACAACCGTTCTTGTTGTTGATGATGCAATTACTTCTCGCCGCACCTTAGCTGCATCCCTTGAGCGGGCAGGCTATCGAGTTCTGCAAGCCAGAGATGGACAGGAAGCGCTGGAACAGCTTCAACAAAATCGATCGCTGCAGCTTGTAATTTGCGATATCGAAATGCCCAATATGAACGGCTTTGAATTTCTGACGCAGCGTCGCCAAGACCCCGACCTTGCCCACATTCCCACCGTCATGCTCACCTCCCGCAGCAATGACAAACACCGTTGGCTGGCAATGCAGCTTGGCGCAGTTGACTATTTCACGAAGCCCTATTTAGAGCAAGAGTTTTTGAGCGCGATCGCTCCTCTATGCCGACCCGGCTCAAAGGATGAGAAACCCTAA
- a CDS encoding DUF4268 domain-containing protein → MQPENSPKPTLGRLEKVDLTAYWQGEETDFTPWLAQVENIKLLGDTIGLELEVVAEEQRVGSFRVDLLCRDTATDRWVLIENQLEATDHLHLGQLVTYAAGLNAATVIWVASHFSAEHRAALDWLNQISQEEFNFFGLEIELWRIGDSAMAAKFNLVSQPNGWAKTVTKARDEELTETQRQYLEFWSGLCQLLEQRGSIVKPGDPATKGVMGFAIGRAGFRLYATVDPEDQCLYAELHLSGEDAQPYFYLLEEDREQIEVEMGMPLTWDAQADNKDCSIYCTLPNANLAAQDQWTDYYQWLCLWLERFHEVFSERVKHLNANDYRPKPNYSFNPLKNPLILPN, encoded by the coding sequence ATGCAGCCTGAAAATTCCCCCAAGCCAACTCTGGGACGACTTGAAAAGGTTGACCTGACTGCCTATTGGCAAGGTGAAGAGACAGATTTTACGCCCTGGCTGGCGCAGGTAGAAAACATCAAGCTCCTGGGAGATACGATCGGGCTAGAACTGGAGGTTGTTGCAGAAGAACAGCGAGTCGGCTCCTTCCGGGTTGATTTGCTTTGTCGGGATACAGCGACCGATCGGTGGGTGCTGATTGAAAACCAGCTTGAAGCAACTGATCATCTGCATTTAGGGCAACTGGTCACCTATGCAGCAGGGCTGAATGCTGCCACCGTGATTTGGGTTGCCAGCCACTTCTCAGCCGAACATCGTGCTGCTCTGGATTGGCTCAATCAAATCTCACAGGAAGAATTCAACTTCTTTGGTTTAGAAATTGAACTCTGGCGGATCGGCGATTCTGCAATGGCAGCCAAGTTTAACCTCGTTTCTCAGCCAAACGGTTGGGCAAAAACGGTCACGAAAGCCAGAGATGAGGAACTGACAGAAACACAGCGACAATATCTAGAGTTTTGGAGTGGGCTGTGTCAATTGCTAGAGCAGCGTGGCAGCATCGTGAAACCCGGAGATCCGGCGACGAAAGGTGTGATGGGCTTTGCGATCGGACGGGCAGGTTTTCGACTTTATGCCACGGTCGATCCAGAAGATCAGTGCCTCTATGCTGAACTGCACCTCTCTGGAGAAGACGCTCAGCCCTATTTTTATCTACTAGAAGAAGACCGAGAGCAGATTGAGGTTGAGATGGGGATGCCCCTGACCTGGGACGCTCAAGCAGATAATAAAGACTGCTCTATCTATTGCACGCTGCCCAATGCGAACTTAGCTGCACAAGATCAGTGGACAGACTATTATCAGTGGCTCTGCCTCTGGCTGGAACGCTTCCATGAGGTTTTTTCAGAGCGCGTCAAGCATTTAAACGCAAACGACTATCGCCCCAAGCCAAATTACAGCTTTAATCCATTGAAAAACCCGCTGATTCTGCCAAACTAG